Proteins from one Spirochaetota bacterium genomic window:
- the gshB gene encoding glutathione synthase — translation MSSKLKWLFVIDPIESLNPSTDTTYAIMLEVFRRDIQTYCCTIQDLFFNSTVVCTLSSRVYFDSDEFHLGNKQESDLDSFDMIFMRKEPPYDYNFHYATQMLSLTGSLVVNSPKALRDFNEKLIIFNFPTFIPKTIVSSDNSRIIEFIRQNKGISILKDLNSYQGRGVKKISADDPNLRALLDESTHNQSVPVMVQEFVPNVKRGDKRILILGGKPIGAVNRVPEEGSYLANFGQGGEAQRATITENEIRMINSFSTFLTSNKIYLAGIDVIDGYLTEINITCPTGLQQINRLEGIRLQEQIVDYFQDLTV, via the coding sequence TTGAGTTCTAAATTAAAATGGCTCTTTGTTATTGATCCCATAGAATCATTGAATCCTTCCACAGATACTACCTATGCAATAATGTTAGAGGTATTCAGAAGGGACATTCAAACATATTGCTGTACCATTCAGGATCTCTTTTTTAATAGCACTGTTGTATGCACGTTATCATCACGAGTATATTTTGATAGTGATGAATTTCATTTAGGAAATAAACAAGAGAGCGATTTAGATTCCTTTGATATGATCTTTATGAGGAAGGAACCGCCATATGATTATAATTTCCATTATGCAACTCAAATGCTATCCCTAACTGGCTCGCTGGTTGTCAACTCACCTAAGGCATTGCGCGACTTTAATGAGAAATTGATAATATTCAATTTTCCAACATTTATTCCAAAAACTATAGTAAGCTCCGATAATTCAAGAATAATCGAATTTATTAGACAGAATAAAGGTATCTCAATACTGAAGGATCTTAATTCATATCAAGGCAGGGGAGTAAAAAAGATCTCTGCAGATGATCCAAATTTACGAGCATTATTGGACGAATCTACTCATAATCAGTCAGTCCCAGTAATGGTGCAGGAGTTTGTCCCAAATGTGAAGAGGGGGGATAAGAGAATACTGATTCTGGGTGGAAAACCAATAGGAGCTGTTAACAGAGTACCGGAGGAGGGCTCTTATCTAGCAAACTTTGGACAGGGAGGGGAGGCACAAAGGGCGACTATCACAGAAAACGAGATAAGGATGATCAATTCTTTCTCAACATTCTTGACATCCAATAAGATTTACTTAGCAGGGATTGATGTGATTGATGGATATCTTACAGAGATCAATATAACCTGTCCAACTGGGTTACAACAGATTAACAGACTAGAGGGCATAAGATTACAAGAACAGATTGTCGATTACTTCCA